From the Cumulibacter manganitolerans genome, one window contains:
- the prcA gene encoding proteasome subunit alpha, translating into MSMPMYASAEQIMRDKTEYARKGIARGRSVAVLSATGGVVLIAENPSSTLHKVGEIYDRIGFAAVGRYNEFENLRQAGIRYADTRGYAYDRRDVTGRGLANAYAQTLGSIFSEQLKPFEVEICVAEVGDAPGQDQLYRLTFDGSVVDEPGFVVMGGQSDAVSAALREKYADGLEPEAAIRVAVEALSSGADGQPRGIPSTNLEIAILERGRPGRAFRRLTAAQVDEILGSTQAGAE; encoded by the coding sequence ATGAGCATGCCGATGTACGCCAGTGCCGAGCAGATCATGCGGGACAAGACCGAGTACGCCCGCAAGGGCATCGCGCGGGGCCGCTCCGTCGCCGTCCTGTCCGCGACCGGCGGGGTGGTGCTCATCGCCGAGAACCCGTCGTCCACGCTGCACAAGGTCGGCGAGATCTACGACCGGATCGGCTTCGCCGCCGTGGGCCGCTACAACGAGTTCGAGAACCTGCGCCAGGCCGGGATCCGGTACGCCGACACCCGCGGCTACGCCTACGACCGGCGCGACGTGACCGGCCGCGGGCTGGCCAACGCCTATGCGCAGACCCTCGGCAGCATCTTCAGCGAGCAGCTCAAGCCGTTCGAGGTCGAGATCTGCGTGGCCGAGGTCGGCGACGCGCCCGGGCAGGACCAGCTCTACCGCCTCACCTTCGACGGGTCCGTCGTCGACGAGCCCGGGTTCGTGGTGATGGGTGGGCAGTCGGACGCGGTCAGCGCCGCGCTGCGGGAGAAGTACGCCGACGGCCTCGAGCCCGAGGCCGCCATCCGGGTCGCCGTCGAGGCGCTCTCCAGCGGCGCCGACGGGCAGCCCCGCGGCATCCCCTCGACCAACCTCGAGATCGCCATCCTCGAGCGCGGGCGGCCCGGCCGCGCGTTCCGCCGGCTGACCGCGGCGCAGGTCGACGAGATCCTCGGCAGCACGCAGGCGGGCGCCGAGTGA
- the prcB gene encoding proteasome subunit beta — MPRDNLHGGLPAPYLNEGGSSFTELLGRTQPDLLPGRRPLPPGTVGIDAPHGTTIVAATYEGGVVIGGDRRATMGNLVAQRDIEKVYSADAHSAIGIAGAAGIALDMVRLFQIELEHYEKIEGATLSLDGKANRLAAMLKGNLSIALQGLAVLPLYVGFDQHRQPADAGRIFSYDVTGGCYEEQLFHAIGSGSMFAKSALKKLWDKDLDEAGVVHALVESLYDAADDDTATGGPDLTRGLFPICMVINADGVRRVSDPEIEAICDDILAARTGRLRRDRSVSSHTPQGSGR, encoded by the coding sequence GTGCCCCGCGACAACCTGCACGGCGGCCTGCCCGCGCCGTACCTGAACGAAGGCGGCTCCTCGTTCACCGAGCTGCTCGGGCGCACCCAGCCCGACCTGCTGCCCGGACGACGTCCGCTGCCCCCGGGCACGGTCGGGATCGACGCCCCGCACGGCACGACCATCGTCGCCGCCACCTACGAGGGCGGCGTCGTCATCGGTGGTGACCGCCGGGCGACGATGGGCAATCTCGTGGCGCAGCGCGACATCGAGAAGGTCTACTCGGCCGACGCGCACAGCGCGATCGGGATCGCCGGCGCGGCCGGTATCGCCCTCGACATGGTCCGGCTGTTCCAGATCGAGCTCGAGCACTACGAGAAGATCGAGGGAGCGACGCTCTCCCTCGACGGCAAGGCCAACCGGCTGGCCGCGATGCTGAAGGGCAACCTGTCCATCGCGCTGCAGGGCCTGGCCGTCCTCCCGCTCTACGTCGGGTTCGACCAGCACCGCCAGCCCGCGGACGCCGGCCGCATCTTCAGCTACGACGTGACCGGCGGCTGCTACGAGGAGCAGCTCTTCCACGCCATCGGCTCGGGGTCGATGTTCGCCAAGAGTGCCCTGAAGAAGCTCTGGGACAAGGACCTCGACGAGGCCGGCGTGGTGCACGCGCTCGTCGAATCGCTCTACGACGCCGCGGACGACGACACCGCCACCGGCGGCCCCGACCTCACCCGCGGGCTGTTCCCGATCTGCATGGTGATCAACGCCGACGGCGTCCGCCGGGTCTCGGATCCCGAGATCGAGGCGATCTGCGACGACATCCTCGCCGCGCGCACCGGCCGCCTGCGCCGCGACCGCTCGGTCTCCAGCCACACACCACAGGGATCGGGGAGGTAG